One segment of Aythya fuligula isolate bAytFul2 chromosome 30, bAytFul2.pri, whole genome shotgun sequence DNA contains the following:
- the C3 gene encoding complement C3, producing MGPRVLPLILLLLHAAPAPAQMVTMVTPALLRLETEEQVVLEAPGLSAPTEATILVQDFPQKRQVLHQVRRQLNATHGMMTTATIKVPAKLLPSVAGKQYVAVTARVGAVTVEKVLLVSLQSGHIFLQTDKPIYTPGSTVLCRFFALSHFMEPVLKTVIVEIKTPDNVIIKQVPVSSPKKNGIFSLNHNLPEVVSLGTWTIIAKFEDSQEQVFSTQFEVKEYVLPSFEVTLEPEEKFLYIDRKENFRVSITAKYLYGKRLTGTAFALFGVMVDEEKKSIPQSLQRIQVVDGDGEASLSMDTLRQRFANVNELEGHSLYVTVTVLTESGSDMVEAQRTGIHIVKSPYTIHFTHTPKYFKPGMPFDLTVYVTNPDNSPAPRVRVKAQDFQGLVSTQRDGTAKLVLNMPANKDSVTIIVTTDQADLPPDRQAKQKMTAEAYKSQGNSGNFLHLAVGASEVQPGDNLPVNFHLKSNSDAVRKSVSYFTYLILNKGHIVHAGRQPRDGDQSLVTMSLPVTANLIPSFRIVAYYFVTPNEIVADSVWVDVKDTCMGSLVVKGATEADNRVHEPGTPMRLRIEGDHKAHVGLVAVDKAVFVLSKKNKFTQTKVWDTVEKSDIGCTAGSGRDHIGVFADAGLSLASNVNINTPQRSEVQCKKPAKRKRRSLQLIEYKGQKAAEYTDKNLRKCCEDGMKENLMGYSCEKRATYILDGSACTQAFLSCCTYIKGIRDQKQRESYLELARSEMDGGFLDDEDITSRSLFPESWLWQVEELTEPPNELGISTKTLPVYLKDSITTWEVLAVSLSKKKGLCVADPYEITVMKEFFIDLRLPYSVVRNEQVEIRAILYNYWKNKIKVRVELMYNPALCSASTSKARYQQIFDLEAQSSRAVPFVIVPLQLGQHDVEVKAAVWGSFVSDGVKKKLKVVPEGMRLEKTVQIVELDPKTRGHDGVQEVKVTAANLTDIVPNTESETKVSIQGNPVSIMVEKAINGEKLKHLIVTPSGCGEQNMIGMTPTVIAVHYLDSTNQWESLGVDRRAESIALIRKGYTQQLAFRKEDSSYAAFTNRQSSTWLTAYVAKVFAMAIKIVDIEPEVVCGAVKWLILEKQKPDGIFQEDAPVIHKEMVGGYEGAEPEVSLTAFVLIALQEARQICKDHVKSLEGSIAKASDYLSRRYQSLARPYTVALTSYALALSGKLDSEKFLMKKSKEGNRWVERNAHTYNIEGTSYALLALLQMEKMELTGAVVQWLSQQNYFGGGYGSTQATIMVFQALAQYQVSMPRQLKLNLDVSVLLPRRANAITYRIENSNALVARSAETKLNEDFTVKASGTGKGTMTVVTVYNAKVPEKENKCDNFDLRVDVEDVKMGKEPEGIIRSVKITICTRYLDTVDATMSIIDVSMLTGFSPDMQDLKRLSEGVERYISKFEINQVLSDRSNLIIYLDKVSHQAEECIAFRAHQQFQVGLIQPASVTVYSYYKIDDRCTRFYHPDKDGGQLKKICYGDVCRCAEENCFVRQQQDSPITVNQRIERACEPGVDYVYKVKLVEMEQTASHDNYIMTILSVIKMGTDEDPSGSNRTFVSHQQCRDALKLQPGQDYLVWGLASDLWVTGTRFSYLIGKDTWLETWPSEVACQDPELQSLCQDFVEFSEAMTIFGCPS from the exons ATGGGGCCTCGGGTGCTGCCCctcatcctcctgctgctgcatgcGGCCCCCGCCCCCGCACAGAT GGTGACAATGGTGACACCAGCGCTGCTGCGGCTGGAGACGGAGGAGCAGGTGGTGCTGGAGGCGCCGGGGCTGTCGGCGCCCACCGAGGCCACCATCCTGGTGCAGGACTTTCCCCAGAAGCGCCAGGTCCTCCACCAGGTCCGCAGGCAGCTGAACGCCACCCATGGCATGATGACCACTGCCACCATCAAG GTGCCTGCCAAGCTGCTGCCGTCGGTGGCGGGGAAGCAGTACGTGGCGGTGACGGCACGCGTGGGCGCGGTGACCGTGGAGAAGGTGCTGCTGGTGTCCCTGCAGAGCGGCCACATCTTCCTGCAGACCGACAAGCCCATCTACACCCCCGGCTCCACCG TGCTCTGCCGTTTCTTTGCCCTGAGCCACTTCATGGAGCCGGTGCTCAAGACGGTGATCGTGGAGATCAAG ACGCCCGACAACGTCATCATCAAGCAAGTGCCCGTGTCCTCCCCCAAGAAGAACGGGATCTTCTCCCTCAACCACAACCTGCCCGAGGTGGTCAG CCTGGGGACATGGACCATCATAGCCAAATTTGAGGACTCACAGGAACAGGTCTTCAGCACCCAATTTGAAGTCAAGGAGTACG TGCTGCCGAGCTTTGAGGTGACCCTGGAGCCCGAGGAGAAGTTCCTCTACATCGACAGGAAGGAGAATTTCCGCGTGTCCATCACAgccaa GTACCTGTATGGGAAGCGCCTGACGGGGACGGCCTTCGCCCTCTTCGGCGTCATGGTGGACGAGGAGAAGAAGAGCATCCCCCAGTCCCTGCAGCGCATCCAG GTGGTggacggggacggggaggcCTCGCTCTCCATGGACACGCTGCGGCAGCGATTCGCCAACGTGAATGAGCTGGAGGGACACTCGCTCTATGTCACCGTCACCGTCCTCACCGAGTCGG GCAGTGACATGGTGGAGGCGCAGCGCACTGGCATCCACATCGTGAAGTCCCCGTACACCATCCACTTCACCCACACCCCCAAGTACTTCAAGCCGGGGATGCCCTTCGACCTGACG GTCTATGTCACCAATCCCGACAATTCCCCAGCTCCGCGCGTCCGCGTCAAAGCCCAAGATTTCCAGGGCCTCGTCTCCACCCAGCGCGATGGCACCGCCAAGCTGGTCCTCAACATGCCAGCCAACAAGGACTCCGTCACCATCATC GTCACTACGGACCAGGCAGACCTGCCGCCCGACCGCCAGGCCAAGCAGAAGATGACTGCCGAGGCGTACAAGAGCCAAGGTAACTCCGGCAACTTCCTCCACCTGGCTGTAGGGGCCAGCGAGGTGCAGCCCGGTGACAACCTCCCCGTGAACTTCCACCTCAAGAGCAACAGCGATGCTGTCCGCAAATCCGTTTCCTACTTCACCTACCTG ATCCTGAACAAGGGGCACATCGTTCACGCGGGGAGGCAGCCACGCGACGGTGACCAAAGCCTGGTCACCATGTCGCTGCCGGTGACGGCCAACCTCATCCCTTCCTTCCGCATTGTGGCCTACTACTTCGTGACGCCCAACGAGATCGTTGCTGACTCTGTCTGGGTTGACGTCAAGGACACCTGCATGGGCAGT CTGGTAGTGAAGGGAGCGACAGAGGCTGACAACCGGGTGCACGAGCCTGGGACACCCATGCGGCTGCGCATCGAGGGTGACCACAAGGCCCACGTGGGGCTGGTGGCGGTGGACAAGGCCGTCTTTGTCCTCAGCAAGAAGAACAAGTTCACCCAGACCAAG GTCTGGGACACGGTGGAGAAGAGCGACATCGGCTGCACCGCCGGCAGCGGCAGGGATCACATCGGGGTCTTCGCGGACGCCGGCCTCAGCCTGGCCTCCAACGTGAACATCAACACGCCGCAGAGATCTG aaGTCCAATGCAAAAAGCCTGCGAAACGCAAGCGCCGCAGCCTGCAGCTCATCGAGTACAAAGGCCAGAAGG cggCCGAGTACACCGACAAGAACCTGCGCAAGTGCTGCGAGGACGGCATGAAGGAGAACCTCATGGGCTACAGCTGCGAGAAACGGGCCACCTACATCCTGGACGGCAGCGCCTGCACCCAGgccttcctcagctgctgcaccTACATCAAGGGCATCCGCGACCAGAAGCAGCGCGAGTCCTACCTCGAGCTGGCTCGAA GCGAGATGGACGGCGGCTTCCTGGACGACGAAGACATCACCTCTCGGAGCCTCTTCCCAGAGAGCTGGCTGTGGCAGGTGGAGGAGCTGACAGAGCCGCCCAACGAACTGGG CATCTCCACGAAAACACTGCCTGTGTACCTGAAGGACTCCATCACCACCTGGGAGGTCCTGGCCGTCAGCCTCTCCAAGAAAAAGG GGCTGTGCGTCGCTGACCCCTATGAGATCACGGTGATGAAGGAGTTCTTCATCGACCTGCGCCTGCCCTACTCGGTGGTACGGAACGAGCAGGTGGAGATCCGCGCCATCCTCTACAACTACTGGAAGAACAAGATCAAG GTGCGCGTGGAGCTGATGTACAACCCGGCCCTGTGCAGCGCCTCCACCTCCAAGGCTCGCTACCAGCAGATCTTCGATCTGGAAGCCCAGTCGTCGCGCGCTGTGCCCTTCGTCATCGTGCCCTTGCAGCTGGGGCAGCATGACGTGGAGGTGAAGGCGGCCGTCTGGGGCAGCTTTGTGTCCGATGGTGTCAAGAAGAAGCTCAAAGTCGTG CCTGAAGGGATGAGGCTGGAGAAGACAGTGCAGATAGTTGAGCTGGACCCAAAGACGAGGGGACACG ATGGTGTCCAAGAAGTGAAGGTGACGGCAGCAAACCTCACCGACATCGTCCCCAACACTGAGTCCGAGACAAAAGTCAGCATCCAAG GCAACCCCGTGTCCATCATGGTGGAGAAAGCCATCAATGGGGAGAAGCTGAAGCACCTCATCGTGACACCGTCGGGCTGCGGGGAGCAGAACATGATCGGGATGACACCCACCGTCATTGCCGTCCACTACCTGGACAGCACGAACCAGTGGGAGAGCCTGGGGGTCGACCGCCGCGCCGAGTCCATCGCCTTGATTAGAAAGG GTTACACCCAACAACTCGCTTTCCGGAAAGAAGACAGCTCCTATGCTGCCTTCACCAACCGACAATCCAGCACCTG gtTGACAGCCTATGTGGCCAAGGTCTTTGCCATGGCCATCAAGATCGTGGACATCGAGCCAGAGGTGGTTTGCGGGGCCGTCAAGTGGCTCATCCTGGAGAAGCAGAAGCCAGATGGGATCTTCCAAGAAGATGCTCCTGTCATCCATAAGGAGATGGTG GGAGGCTATGAGGGTGCCGAGCCGGAGGTGTCACTGACAGCGTTTGTCCTCATCGCGCTGCAGGAAGCCCGGCAGATCTGCAAGGACCACGTCAAA AGCTTGGAAGGGAGCATCGCCAAAGCCTCCGACTACCTTTCCCGGAGGTACCAATCGCTGGCCCGACCCTACACGGTGGCCCTGACCTCCTACGCCCTGGCCCTGTCTGGGAAACTCGACAGCGAGAAATTCCTCATGAAGAAATCCAAAG AGGGAAACCGCTGGGTGGAACGCAACGCCCACACCTACAACATCGAGGGGACGTCCTACgcgctgctggccctgctgcagatGGAGAAGATGGAGCTGACGGGAGCGGTGGTCCAGTGGCTGTCCCAGCAGAACTACTTCGGTGGTGGCTACGGGTCCACCCAG GCCACCATCATGGTGTTCCAGGCGCTGGCCCAGTACCAGGTGTCGATGCCGCGGCAGCTGAAGCTCAACCTCGACGTGTCGGTGCTGCTGCCGCGCCGCGCCAACGCCATCACCTACCGCATCGAGAACAGCAACGCCCTGGTGGCGCGCTCCGCCGAG accaaGCTGAACGAGGACTTCACGGTGAAAGCTTCGGGCACGGGCAAGGGGACGATGACGGTGGTGACCGTCTACAACGCCAAGGTCCCCGAGAAGGAGAACAAGTGTGACAACTTTGACCTGCGGGTGGACGTGGAGGACGTGAAGATGG GCAAGGAGCCGGAGGGCATCATCCGCTCTGTCAAGATCACCATCTGCACCAG GTACCTGGACACCGTGGATGCCACCATGTCCATCATCGACGTCTCCATGCTCACGGGCTTCTCCCCGGACATGCAGGACCTGAAGAGA ctctcGGAGGGCGTGGAGCGGTACATTTCCAAGTTCGAGATCAACCAAGTGCTGTCGGACCGCAGCAACCTCATCATCTACCTCGACAAG GTGTCCCACCAGGCCGAGGAGTGCATTGCCTTCAGGGCCCACCAGCAGTTCCAGGTGGGCCTGATCCAGCCCGCGTCCGTCACCGTCTACAGCTACTACAAGATCG ACGACCGCTGCACCCGCTTCTACCACCCGGACAAGGACGGTGGGCAGCTGAAGAAGATCTGCTACGGGGACGTGTGCCGCTGCGCTGAAG AAAACTGCTTCGtgcggcagcagcaggacagccccATCACGGTCAACCAGCGCATTGAGCGTGCCTGCGAGCCCGGGGTTGACTACG TGTACAAGGTGAAGCTGGTGGAAATGGAGCAGACGGCATCGCACGACAACTACATCATGACCATCCTCTCCGTCATCAAGATGG GCACTGACGAAGACCCAAGTGGAAGCAACCGGACCTTCGTGAGCCACCAACAGTGCCGGGACGCTCTGAAGCTCCAGCCTGGCCAGGACTATTTGGTCTGGGGGCTGGCCTCCGACCTCTGGGTCACCGGCACCCG ctTCTCCTACCTCATCGGCAAGGACACGTGGCTGGAGACGTGGCCGTCGGAGGTGGCCTGCCAGGACCCCGAGCTGCAGTCCCTCTGCCAGGACTTTGTGGAATTCTCCGAGGCCATGACCATCTTCGGGTGCCCCTCCTGA
- the ILVBL gene encoding acetolactate synthase-like protein gives MALLALLGCVGAVLLAATATALLVAAYRLGLLYRLLYKADPRSPRYGGELVAEVLKAHGVRFIFALAGGHISPILVASEKLGIRVVDTRHEATAVFAADAVSRLSGRIGVAAVTAGPGVTNAVTAIKNAQMAESPLLLIGGAAASLQKGRGALQDIDQLSLFRTLCKACVSVRTVRAIVPALRQAIATAQSGTPGPVFVELPIDVLYPFHVVEKEVGGAKSARGFRGKLVQWYLQNYVHNLFAGAWVPRDVTPLPVKVPLATEDEIQRCVELVSRATKPLVLVGSQALLPPTPAEELREALEALGIPCYLGGAARGLLPPESPLLLRQNRRDALREADLVLLAGAVCDFRLSYGRLFGRQTAVVAVNRDRAQLLRNADVFWRPRLAVQGDAASFVVGLARRLGGYSCPRDWLGGLREAEQRKEKANREKAATPTPQHLNPLDLLYCLDALLPPESLLVADGGDFVGTAAYIVRPRRPLSWLDPGAFGTLGVGGGFALGAKLCRPEAEVWVLYGDGSLGYSLIEFDTFVRHKTPIIALVGNDACWSQISREQVAMLGSNVACGLEYLDYHVVAEALGGKGFMVGRPDSERLDAVLRAAQDACRRGHPVLINALIGKTDFREGSISV, from the exons atggCTCTGCTCGCCCTCCTCGGCTGTGTCGGCGCCGTGCTGCTGGCGGCCACGGCCACGGCGCTGCTGGTGGCGGCGTATCGCCTGGGGCTCCTCTACCGCCTCCTCTACAAG GCGGACCCCCGGAGCCCCCGCTACGGGGGCGAGCTGGTGGCGGAGGTGCTGAAGGCTCACGGCGTCCGCTTCATCTTCGCCCTGGCCGGCGGCCACATCTCGCCCATCCTGGTGGCCAGCGAGAAGCTGGGGATCCGCGTGGTGGACACCCGGCACGAGGCCACCGCCGTCTTCGCCGCCGACGCCGTCTCCAGGCTCTCGG GCCGCATCGGTGTCGCCGCTGTCACCGCCGGCCCCGGCGTCACCAACGCGGTGACGGCCATCAAGAACGCGCAGATGGCCGAGTCACCGCTGCTGCTCATCGGGGGGGCGGCCGCCTCGCTGCAGAAG GGCCGGGGCGCGCTGCAGGACATCGACCAGCTCTCGCTCTTCAGGACGCTCTGCAAGGCGTGCGTCTCGGTGCGCACCGTCCGCGCCATCGTCCCCGCGCTCCGCCAAGCCATCGCCACCGCACAGTCAGGGACCCCCG GTCCCGTGTTCGTGGAGCTCCCCATCGACGTCCTCTACCCCTTCCACGTGGTGGAGAAGGAGGTCGGCGGTGCCAAGAGCGCCCGGGGGTTCCGTGGAAAGCTGGTGCAGTG GTACCTCCAAAACTACGTCCATAACCTCTTTGCGGGTGCTTGGGTGCCCCGGGATGTCACCCCGCTGCCGGTGAAGGTGCCGCTGGCCACCGAGGATGAG ATACAGCGCTGTGTCGAGCTGGTGAGCCGGGCCACGAAGCCGCTGGTGCTGGTgggcagccaggctctgctgccaccCACGCCGGCCGAGGAGCTCCG GGAAGCGCTGGAGGCCTTGGGCATCCCCTGCTACCTGGGGGGGGCTGcgcgggggctgctgccccccgagagccccctgctcctgcgccAGAACCGCCGCGACGCCCTCCGCGAGGCCgacctggtgctgctggcag GCGCCGTCTGCGATTTCCGTCTCTCCTACGGGCGCCTTTTCGGCCGCCAAACCGCGGTGGTGGCCGTCAACCGGGACCGGGCGCAGCTCCTCCGCAACGCCGACGTCTTCTGGCGGCCGCGGCTCGCCGTGCAAG GTGACGCCGCCTCCTTCGTGGTGGGGCTGGCGCGGCGGCTGGGGGGCTACTCCTGCCCCAGGGActggctgggggggctgcgcgAGGCCGAGCAGCGCAAGGAGAAGGCGAACCG GGAGAAGGCAGCGACCCCCACCCCGCAGCACCTGAACCCCCTGGACCTGCTGTACTGCCTGGACGCGCTGCTGCCCCCCGAGAGCCTCTTGGTGGCTGACGGGGGGGACTTCGTGGGCACCGCCGCCTACATCGtgcgcccccgccgccccctctCCTGGCTGGACCCCG GCGCCTTCGGCACGCTGGGAGTTGGCGGCGGCTTCGCGCTCGGTGCCAAGCTCTGCCGCCCCGAGGCTGAG GTTTGGGTCCTGTACGGTGACGGCTCGCTGGGCTACAGCCTGATAGAGTTCGACACCTTTGTGCGGCACAAG ACGCCCATCATCGCCTTGGTCGGCAACGACGCGTGCTGGAGCCAGATCTCCCGGGAGCAGGTGGCCATGCTGGGCAGCAACGTGGCCTGTGGCCTCGAGTACCTGG aTTACCACGTGGTGGCCGAAGCGCTGGGGGGCAAAGGCTTCATGGTGGGGCGCCCGGACAGCGAGCGGCTGGACGCCGTCCTCCGCGCCGCGCAGGATGCGTGCCGCCGCGGCCACCCCGTCCTCATCAACGCCCTCATCGGCAAGACTGATTTCCGCGAGGGCTCCATCTCTGTCTAG
- the SYDE1 gene encoding rho GTPase-activating protein SYDE1: MAEPLLRRTFSRLRGRDRPRRKKSDGKEREHPPPSPESPADPEAAPVSPEPAAPRKQNWARFSCGGRDEPSGRRVPAPKASPELGEAGEPDPAPSSPWPGLEPPGEEPPEPAEEAEAANGSVELGGPGRSPGHGAYLQSLERSSRHWVLSSAKAPGLDEAGGGGAEAEAGASGSEGEIWYNPIPEDEDPPKASGEDVPWGGRGAAESPGARGAEEPAAGRTQACAKMPIPCVSLGTGLSPPSPPASPGATKKGRSLSKVKSPGTVRRLSMKMKKLPELRRKLSLRSPRPRGQEGGSSPSDARKESSNVISRYHLDTSVASLPRAKAASKGGYLSDGDSPELPAKTGAHAEPEDGESGLDVGAFRPYSCGELPRGGQHISGLVSVHLYGVRDLKPPRAEAREVFCVLQVDAANRARTALLPCKAAFLGLNHTFNLELEGAQLLKVIVFSWDPSSCRNRLCCHGTVVLPHIFRGCRAQQLAVRLQPRGVLFSKFTLVEQWDGPGECEPRVFGVELGQLVEREKTATKVPLLIQKCVAEIEKRGLKVVGLYRLCGSAAVKKELRDAFERDSAAVTLSEQLYPDINVITGILKDYLRELPTPLITPTLYHVVLEAMAKRPPRTPPGERDAVTLLDCLPDVEKATLTRLLDHLSLVASFHDFNRMNPQNIAVCFGPVLLTQSQEPRRGGGGTGSARSYAHSEDIASAVDFKRHIEVLHYLLQAWPAPRSSLAPQICEEEAPPGRPRQPALRLELLDTAVVARHRPRGPESPPSNRYAGDWSVCGHQFGGYDEVVAAAAAAGDGESRAAHRRTLFVADFGLGDEPEAPFGPRLNLKDFDALILDLERELAKQINVCL, encoded by the exons ATGGCGGAGCCGCTGCTGCGGAGGACCTTCTcccggctgcggggccgggaccGCCCGCGCAGGAAGAAATCGGATGGCAAAGAGCGAG AGCATCCTCCGCCAAGCCCCGAGTCGCCGGCGGACCCCGAGGCGGCCCCGGTGTCACCGGAGCCGGCAGCGCCCCGCAAGCAGAACTGGGCCCGTTTCTCCTGCGGCGGCCGCGATGAGCCCAGCGGGAGGAGGGTGCCGGCTCCCAAAGCTTCCCCGGAGCTGGGGGAGGCCGGCGAGCCGGATccggcccccagcagcccctggccagGCCTGGAGCCCCCCGGCGAGGAGCCCCCCGAGCCGGCGGAGGAGGCCGAAGCAGCCAACGGCTCCGTGGAGCTCGGTGGTCCCGGCAGGAGCCCGGGGCACGGCGCCTACCTGCAGAGCCTGGAGCGGAGCAGCCGGCACTGGGTGCTGTCCTCGGCGAAGGCACCGGGGCTGGATGAGGCTGGTGGCGGCGGTGCCGAGGCCGAGGCTGGAGCATCCGGCAGCGAGGGCGAGATCTGGTACAACCCCATCCCCGAGGACGAGGACCCTCCGAAGGCGAGCGGCGAGGACGTCCCctgggggggcagaggggcgGCGGAGAGCCCCGGAGCCCGCGGCGCGGAGGAGCCGGCGGCTGGCAGGACGCAGGCCTGTG CAAAGATGCCCATCCCCTGCGTGAGCCTGGGGACGGGGCtctcccccccgtccccccccgccagccccggTGCCACCAAGAAAGGCCGCTCCCTCAGCAAAGTGAAGTCCCCGGGGACCGTGCGCCGCCTCTCCATGAAGATGAAGAAGCTGCCGGAGCTGCGGAGGAAGCTGAGCCtgcgcagcccccggccgcggGGCCAGGAGGGGGGCTCCTCGCCCTCCGACGCCCGCAAGGAGTCCAGCAACGTCATCAGCCGCTACCACCTCGACACCAGCGTGGCCTCGCTGCCCCGCGCCAAAGCGGCCAGCAAGGGTGGCTACTTGAGCGACGGCGACTCCCCGGAGCTGCCGGCCAAAACCGGGGCGCACGCGGAGCCGGAGGATGGGGAGAGCGGGCTGGACGTGGGCGCTTTCCGGCCCTACAGCTGCGGGGAGCTGCCCCGAGGCGGGCAGCACATCTCCGGGCTGGTCAGCGTCCACCTCTACGGCGTGCGGGACCTGAAGCCGCCGCGAGCCGAAGCCCGGGAGGTTTTCTGCGTGCTGCAGGTGGACGCGGCCAACCGGGCTCGCAcggctctgctgccctgcaagGCGGCTTTCCTCGGCCTCAACCACACCTTCAACCTGGAGCTGGAGGGCGCCCAGCTCCTCAAGGTGATCGTCTTCTCCTGGGACCCCTCCTCCTGCCGCAACCGCCTCTGCTGCCACGGCACCGTCGTCCTGCCCCACATCTTCCGAG GCTGCCGGGCCCAGCAGCTGGCGGTGCGGCTGCAGCCTCGCGGCGTCCTCTTCTCCAAATTCACCCTGGTGGAGCAGTGGGACGGCCCCGGCGAGTGCGAGCCCCGCGTCTTCGGCGTGGAGCTGGGCCAGCTGGTGGAGAGGGAGAAGACGGCCACCAAGGTGCCCCTGCTGATCCAGAAGTGCGTGGCCGAGATAGAGAAACGGGGGCTGAAGGTGGTGGGGCTGTACCGGCTCTGCGGCTCGGCCGCCGTCAAGAAGGAGCTGCGCGATGCCTTCGAGAGGGACAGCGCGGCCGTGACGCTGTCCGAGCAGCTCTACCCTGACATCAACGTCATCACGG GGATCCTCAAGGACTACCTGCGGGAGCTGCCCACGCCGCTCATCACCCCCACGCTCTACCACGTCGTGCTGGAGGCCATGGCCAAGCGGCCCCCCCGAACCCCCCCGGGCGAGCGGGACGCCGTCACCCTGCTCGACTGCCTGCCGGACGTCGAGAAG GCCACGCTGACGCGGCTCCTGGACCACCTCAGCCTGGTGGCCTCCTTCCACGACTTCAACCGCATGAACCCGCAGAACATCGCCGTCTGCTTCGGGCCCGTCCTGCTCACCCAGAGCCAGGAGCCtcggcgcggcggcggcggcaccggcaGCGCCCGCAGCTACGCCCACAGCGAGGACATCGCCAGCGCCGTCGATTTCAAGAGGCACATCGAGGTGCTGCACTACCTGCTGCAGGCCTGGCCGG CCCCCCGCTCATCCCTGGCCCCCCAAATCTGCGAGGAGGAGGCGCCGCCCGGCCGCCCGCGGCAGCCAGCGCTGCGCTTGGAGCTGCTGGACACAGCGGTGGTGGCTCGCCATCGCCCCCGGGGACCCGAGAGCCCCCCCAGCAACCGCTACGCCGGCGACTGGAGCGTCTGCGGCCACCAGTTCGGGGGCTACGACGaggtggtggcggcggcggcggcggccggtGACGGCGAGAGCCGGGCTGCCCACCGGCGGACCCTCTTCGTGGCCGATTTCGGCCTCGGCGACGAGCCCGAGGCGCCCTTCGGCCCCCGGCTCAACCTCAAGGACTTCGACGCGCTCATCCTCGACCTGGAGCGGGAGCTGGCCAAGCAGATCAACGTCTGCCTGTGA